A single genomic interval of Nocardioides nitrophenolicus harbors:
- a CDS encoding fumarylacetoacetate hydrolase family protein yields MRLTTFSSGGTSHTGVVDAGVAVSLGLASGGDPRFASLLALVRGGDSALADARELAVSHPVRAAYDVDDVTVRAPLPVPTGVRHWTRTGAAEAAAPDTPAKGPGDPVTPNADGRVAVAIAAVVDSSARIFGCTVLGGAQGPFVVTVDALDPDLARVVEVRVNGVHHARSAVPDARGHLDRAFAGLGAIRPLRAGELVVVDLTADLPPGQCVLRDGDEIELEVTGLGVLRNRIQILP; encoded by the coding sequence ATGAGGCTCACGACGTTCAGCAGCGGCGGCACCAGCCACACCGGCGTGGTGGACGCCGGTGTCGCGGTCAGTCTCGGACTGGCCTCCGGCGGCGACCCGCGATTCGCGAGCCTTCTCGCTCTCGTCCGTGGCGGCGACTCGGCGCTGGCGGATGCGCGTGAGCTCGCCGTCTCGCACCCGGTGCGGGCGGCGTACGACGTCGACGACGTCACCGTGCGGGCGCCGTTGCCCGTCCCGACCGGGGTGCGGCACTGGACCCGGACCGGCGCGGCAGAGGCCGCCGCTCCCGACACGCCGGCGAAGGGCCCGGGCGACCCGGTCACCCCGAACGCCGACGGCCGCGTCGCCGTGGCGATCGCCGCCGTGGTCGACTCCTCCGCCCGGATCTTCGGCTGCACCGTCCTCGGTGGAGCACAGGGACCGTTCGTCGTCACGGTGGATGCTCTCGACCCGGACCTCGCCCGCGTGGTCGAGGTCCGGGTCAACGGTGTCCACCACGCACGGTCCGCCGTCCCGGACGCCCGCGGCCACCTGGACCGGGCGTTCGCCGGCCTCGGCGCGATCCGCCCGCTGCGCGCCGGGGAGCTCGTCGTGGTCGACCTCACGGCCGACCTCCCGCCCGGGCAGTGCGTGCTCCGCGACGGCGACGAGATCGAGCTCGAGGTGACCGGCCTCGGCGTCCTCCGCAACCGCATCCAGATCCTCCCCTGA
- a CDS encoding MBL fold metallo-hydrolase, whose translation MAEIPYTRGLHRLTDHCHAWLVPDGTWGWSNAGLVVGDGESLLVDTLFDLALTREMLAGLAGVTRESPIRYLVNTHANGDHWFGNELVADAEIIASAQTADEMSSNGPDLITGLLAQQGPAGDFARHIFEPFRFDDITPTPATRTFEDELRLDVGGKEVRVIKLGPAHTEGDSVVFVPEDRVLYAGDLLFIGGTPISWAGPISGWVAACDRMLALDPVAVVPGHGPVIPAARIHEVRDYLVFVEDEATRRYEAGMSPEDAMRDIALGRFDALDEKGRIAQNVLAVYYELDPGLERVDTLEVIRRIADLEGYRA comes from the coding sequence ATGGCCGAGATCCCCTACACCCGCGGACTGCACCGACTCACCGACCACTGCCACGCGTGGCTGGTGCCCGACGGGACCTGGGGATGGAGCAATGCGGGCCTCGTCGTCGGTGACGGCGAGTCGCTGCTGGTCGACACGCTGTTCGACCTCGCGTTGACGCGGGAGATGCTGGCCGGGCTGGCCGGGGTCACCCGCGAGAGCCCGATCCGCTACCTCGTCAACACCCACGCCAACGGTGACCACTGGTTCGGCAACGAGCTGGTCGCCGACGCCGAGATCATCGCCTCGGCCCAGACCGCCGACGAGATGTCGTCGAACGGCCCGGACCTGATCACCGGCCTGCTCGCCCAGCAGGGACCCGCCGGAGACTTCGCGCGACACATCTTCGAGCCGTTCCGCTTCGACGACATCACGCCGACGCCGGCGACCCGCACCTTCGAGGACGAGCTGCGTCTCGACGTCGGGGGCAAGGAGGTCCGGGTCATCAAGCTCGGCCCGGCCCACACCGAGGGCGACAGCGTCGTCTTCGTCCCGGAGGACCGCGTGCTGTACGCCGGCGACCTCCTCTTCATCGGTGGTACGCCGATCAGCTGGGCCGGGCCCATCTCGGGGTGGGTCGCCGCGTGCGACCGCATGCTCGCCCTGGACCCCGTCGCCGTCGTTCCCGGACACGGCCCGGTGATCCCCGCGGCGCGGATCCACGAGGTGCGGGACTACCTGGTCTTCGTCGAGGACGAGGCCACCCGGCGCTACGAGGCGGGCATGTCGCCCGAGGACGCCATGCGGGACATCGCCCTGGGCCGCTTCGACGCGCTCGACGAGAAGGGCCGCATCGCGCAGAACGTGCTCGCCGTCTACTACGAGCTGGACCCCGGCCTGGAGCGCGTCGACACCCTCGAGGTCATCCGGCGCATCGCCGATCTGGAGGGCTACCGGGCCTAG
- a CDS encoding helix-turn-helix domain-containing protein, which yields MTLETPARPALTGELYLRRLLAARDVTQALQIATDHVARLLGCPVSWAGLVEGDYLVMGAHHGVESTEMAAAWRLRVGEGIGGRVALERRPQMSRDYRHDSRRVPLMKRLIDNEGIQATLIVPILVAETTLGVLYAAHRHPYPWTEAEQDALEQIAHDLGVRLRQLDVDGGRQRLADRAERRSSLARLNMEASARLAGNLAHHADAGLALDLLAREVGGCVELRQPDGTLIRTSGELGDGNPRVIVRAVLPECDDLTVVVVHTREPDEDARAFIDLCVGLFRLQLLRVSERERTTERLRGGLFDDLLEGRVGEPEAFRERMALMGIAVAAGAHVVVAGLRDSPDDLVRPERLERPLRAAVPGVVTARRGNRLVAIVPAPGRPAGDLRARIGSVLERAEGAWIAGLGRGCVELLDCSTSYDEARAACELMIRGDVDGPVVTAHELGILGMASLPAAHLRTTVLDVLGPVLELDARRGTDFLLTLRAYLAHDRHLPDTAAALHVHYNTVRNRIARIEATLGVDMRDVDDRFRLETALRMHALSEALGHTVPDSVRDSVRDAAPGGRPRAVGAVAP from the coding sequence GTGACTCTCGAGACCCCCGCGCGGCCCGCGCTGACCGGCGAGCTGTACCTCCGACGGCTGCTGGCCGCCCGCGACGTCACCCAGGCGCTGCAGATCGCGACCGACCATGTGGCGAGGCTGCTGGGATGTCCGGTCTCCTGGGCCGGGCTGGTCGAAGGGGACTACCTGGTCATGGGTGCCCACCACGGCGTCGAGTCGACGGAGATGGCGGCCGCCTGGCGGCTGAGGGTGGGCGAGGGGATCGGTGGCCGGGTCGCCCTCGAGCGCCGGCCGCAGATGAGCCGCGACTATCGGCATGACTCGCGGCGGGTGCCGTTGATGAAGCGCCTCATCGACAACGAGGGCATCCAGGCGACCCTCATCGTGCCGATCCTGGTCGCGGAGACCACGCTGGGAGTGCTGTACGCCGCGCATCGTCACCCCTACCCGTGGACCGAGGCCGAGCAGGACGCCCTCGAGCAGATCGCCCACGACCTCGGGGTCCGGCTGCGCCAGCTCGACGTCGACGGCGGGAGGCAACGGCTGGCCGACCGCGCGGAGCGTCGCTCGTCGCTGGCCAGGCTCAACATGGAGGCGTCCGCGCGGCTCGCGGGCAATCTCGCCCACCATGCCGATGCCGGGCTGGCGCTGGACCTCCTCGCCCGGGAGGTCGGCGGCTGCGTCGAGCTGCGACAGCCGGACGGGACGCTGATCCGCACGTCGGGTGAGCTCGGCGACGGCAACCCCCGGGTCATCGTGCGCGCCGTCCTCCCCGAGTGCGACGACCTGACCGTGGTCGTCGTCCACACCCGCGAGCCGGACGAGGACGCCCGGGCGTTCATCGACCTGTGCGTCGGCCTCTTCCGGCTGCAGCTCCTGCGGGTCAGCGAACGCGAGAGGACGACCGAACGGCTCCGGGGCGGCCTGTTCGACGACCTGCTCGAGGGCCGGGTGGGCGAGCCCGAGGCGTTCCGCGAGCGGATGGCCCTGATGGGGATCGCCGTGGCCGCGGGTGCCCATGTGGTCGTGGCCGGCCTGCGCGACAGCCCGGACGACCTGGTCCGCCCCGAGCGGTTGGAGCGCCCCCTGCGCGCCGCGGTCCCGGGCGTCGTGACGGCGCGTCGTGGCAACCGCCTGGTGGCCATCGTCCCCGCTCCAGGGCGGCCCGCCGGCGACCTCCGCGCACGGATCGGCTCCGTCCTCGAGCGGGCGGAGGGCGCGTGGATCGCCGGCCTGGGGCGCGGGTGCGTCGAGCTGCTCGACTGCTCGACGTCGTACGACGAGGCCCGCGCGGCCTGCGAGCTGATGATCCGCGGCGACGTCGACGGTCCGGTCGTCACGGCTCATGAGCTGGGGATCCTCGGCATGGCCAGCCTGCCGGCGGCCCACCTGCGGACGACGGTGCTCGACGTGCTCGGCCCGGTGCTGGAGCTCGACGCGCGCCGCGGCACCGACTTCCTGCTGACCCTGCGGGCCTACCTGGCCCACGACCGGCACCTCCCGGACACCGCGGCCGCCCTCCATGTCCACTACAACACCGTGCGGAACCGGATCGCCAGGATCGAGGCGACCCTGGGTGTCGACATGCGCGACGTCGACGACCGGTTCCGGCTCGAGACGGCGCTGCGCATGCATGCGCTCAGCGAGGCGCTCGGGCACACGGTGCCCGACTCGGTGCGCGACTCGGTGCGCGACGCGGCTCCGGGTGGGCGCCCGCGCGCGGTCGGCGCTGTCGCGCCGTGA
- a CDS encoding putative quinol monooxygenase: MIVIHGGVLIEPDHVDEVARVAVGFEAASRAEAGCVEYQLSWRVGPSASLRLLEIWEDEASYLAHTEAEHTKEWSAYVSTVAAGAPAFTRYELEG; encoded by the coding sequence ATGATCGTCATCCACGGGGGAGTCCTCATCGAGCCGGACCACGTCGACGAGGTGGCCCGCGTCGCCGTCGGCTTCGAGGCCGCCTCGCGCGCCGAGGCGGGCTGCGTCGAGTACCAGCTCTCCTGGCGGGTCGGCCCGTCGGCGAGCCTGCGGCTGCTCGAGATCTGGGAGGACGAGGCGAGCTATCTCGCCCACACCGAGGCCGAGCACACCAAGGAGTGGTCGGCGTACGTGTCCACGGTGGCGGCCGGCGCGCCCGCGTTCACGAGGTACGAGCTCGAGGGCTGA
- a CDS encoding TetR/AcrR family transcriptional regulator: protein MPAHRAVPADAAGPTETARARRRGQRRDRVFEAAIELFVEQGYESTTMEDIAVRADVARTSVFNYFERKSAFLDEWSARRRKRAFHALAPTTADGSLRDELCAIMQELATISATSRRETTALIGAAVVALDLLDDHPLTHEFTSVLDRRRAELRPGVEPALVGMTMATSYFAIVRAWIGPGRPPFDLRERLVDLVDLLLRGAAR from the coding sequence ATGCCCGCGCACAGGGCGGTCCCGGCAGACGCCGCCGGACCCACCGAGACCGCGCGCGCCCGGCGCCGCGGCCAGCGACGCGACCGCGTCTTCGAGGCCGCCATCGAGCTCTTCGTCGAGCAGGGCTACGAGTCCACCACCATGGAGGACATCGCGGTCCGCGCCGACGTCGCCCGGACGTCGGTGTTCAACTACTTCGAGCGGAAGTCCGCCTTCCTCGACGAGTGGTCCGCCCGCCGCCGGAAGCGCGCCTTCCACGCCCTCGCGCCGACGACGGCCGACGGCTCACTGCGCGACGAGCTCTGCGCGATCATGCAGGAGCTCGCCACGATCAGCGCGACGTCGCGGCGGGAGACCACCGCCCTCATCGGCGCCGCGGTGGTCGCGCTCGACCTCCTCGACGACCACCCGTTGACCCATGAGTTCACCAGCGTCCTCGACCGTCGGCGCGCCGAGCTCCGGCCCGGCGTCGAGCCCGCCCTGGTCGGCATGACCATGGCGACGAGCTACTTCGCGATCGTGCGAGCCTGGATCGGTCCGGGGAGGCCGCCGTTCGACCTGCGCGAGCGTCTCGTCGACCTCGTCGATCTCCTCCTCCGCGGCGCCGCGCGCTGA